GTCAATCTGGAACCGTTTTACCTGAAACGTCTCCTGCAATTCCCCAGGCTCTCCTTTTTCAATCTTGCGGGACGCCCACTCTCCCTCTAATTCCGGTGCAAAACTGTTCTGATAAGCAGCCGCCATCTCATCCGTCACACGCATCGGACGCATTTTCGTCAAATCCATATAAACCCACACGGAATTTGCAACTACAATTGTATTTCCTTTTTCATCCTGAATGGTAAAATTTCGATATCCATAAAATCCTTTAAAGGAATAAGGCCAGGTCGCTACTGAAATCTTTTCTCCTAACTGCGGATAACGTATCACCTTAATCTCCCAGGAGGACAAGACCCATGCCTGTGCATGCTCTTTCAGGTAATCGACACCCACTCCAAGCTCTTCCGATTCCATTGTACAGCAATCTTGCAAATAATCCAACAGATTGGAGAGTTTCATCTGTTTTTCACTGTCTACTTCGCTATATCTTACTTCTCCGTCAAAATGAAACATCGTTATGGATCCCTTTCTTATTCCTTTTTGTGCAATCAGATTTTTCTGTATATACGAAAAAGCACCACATAAAGTGGTGCTTTCATGAGCTGGCCCACAAGGATTCGAACCTTGGAAATGACGGAGTCAGAGTCCGTTGCCTTACCGCTTGGCGATGGGCCAATATCTTGTTTGTCGTGCTGTCGACAAAAGATATTATATCTCAACTCAAAATATAAGTCAAGCACTTTTTTTATAAAATTTGTAATTTTTTTTCTATTGTTGCAAAAAAGAGTTCTTCTTCCCAGGAAAGCTGTGCGGTTGCATTCGTTGCCTCGACGATTGCCTTCTCCAATTCCTCCATCTGTTCCGTTGGAACAAGCACACTAAGCTCTACTTTTTCGGTATACACGGTGTCCAAAATCTGTAGTCCACGCTGACCGAGCAGATATTGAATCTTTCCCATTCCGGTGTAGTCCGTTCCAATCAAAAGCTTTCTTCCTTTTTTCCGGTCTATCACCTGGCTTGCCTGCAGCCCTTCCTGCGTTGCCTTCTGATAAGCACGCACAAGACCGCCTGTTCCAAGCAGCGTTCCTCCAAAATACCGGGTCACCACAACCGCTGCGTTATGAATATCTTCCTTTAATAAAACATCTAACATCGGACGTCCGGCTGTCTGGCTTGGCTCCCCGTCATCCGAGCAACGGCTGGTATCATGATGATCTCCTATTGTAAATGCAGAACAATTGTGTCTCGCATCCCAGTATTTCTTTTTCATCTCTGCCACAAACGCAGCTGCCTCTTCCTCCGAATGAACCGGTCGGACTGTTGCGATAAAGCGGGATTTTTTTTCTACAATCTCAGCCTCTCCGCCTTCGTATACTATTTTCATTGTAATCTC
This genomic window from Roseburia sp. 831b contains:
- a CDS encoding YigZ family protein, producing the protein MKIVYEGGEAEIVEKKSRFIATVRPVHSEEEAAAFVAEMKKKYWDARHNCSAFTIGDHHDTSRCSDDGEPSQTAGRPMLDVLLKEDIHNAAVVVTRYFGGTLLGTGGLVRAYQKATQEGLQASQVIDRKKGRKLLIGTDYTGMGKIQYLLGQRGLQILDTVYTEKVELSVLVPTEQMEELEKAIVEATNATAQLSWEEELFFATIEKKLQIL
- a CDS encoding acyl-[acyl-carrier-protein] thioesterase encodes the protein MFHFDGEVRYSEVDSEKQMKLSNLLDYLQDCCTMESEELGVGVDYLKEHAQAWVLSSWEIKVIRYPQLGEKISVATWPYSFKGFYGYRNFTIQDEKGNTIVVANSVWVYMDLTKMRPMRVTDEMAAAYQNSFAPELEGEWASRKIEKGEPGELQETFQVKRFQIDTNHHMNNSKYVLAAQEYLPEDFSTHTLRVEYKKAAMLQDKIKPYVTIEADKALVILADESDKPYAVLEFRR